CACTTCGTCATGGAGATGTTCGGGCGCGACGTGCGCGAGCCGGCGGCGCTGTTCGCTTCGAAGGTGCTGCCGCATTTCCAGAGCCGGCGGGCGGCCTAGCGGCGGCGCTCCGGCGAGCGAGCTCGGACGGCCGCACGTTCCCGCGGCGCGCGTGCGGCTTCGCTACGGAACCGGAGACGCGTAGCATCGCAGCGTGGCTCGGCGATGAACTGGAAAGAAGCCTGGACCGGCGGACAGTACAGCGCGATCCGAATCGCTGCCGCCGGCACGATCGCGATCGCGATGGCCGTCTCGATTTTCTCCGGGGACGAGATCGATTTCGTGCCCGCAGTGCTGGCCGCCACGTCGCTGGCGGTTGCGGCGGGAATCGATGTCGGCGGGCGCACGCTCGCCGCGATCCTCGCGAGCGCGGTTGCGATCTACGGCGGCAGTCTCGGATCGGCCGCATCCCAGTTCGCATCGCTGTGGCTTTCGGCGCACGTGCTGATGCCCCGCAAGCCGTACGGAAGCCTCGGCGCGCTCGGCAGGCGCGACCCGGGGGGCGGCTGGAAAGTACCGTCGTGGTATCCGTATTTCTGCGTGCTGCTGTTCGTCGGAGCGCGCTCGCTCGCCGCGGCGCACGCCGTGATGGACGGGCACGAAATTCTGGCCGGCTGTTTCCTGTTCGTCGCCGCGCTGTTCCTGTTTCCGACTGCCGCCCTGGTCGCCTGGTTGTTTTCGCTCGGGCTCGGGATCGCGCTCGCGGTCACGGGGCATGGAAGCTTCAGCGCAGCGTGGCTCCTTCATCTGCTGACATTCCAGCCGGCATGGATTCCGCCGCGCCGCACGGGCGCGCCGGACACGGTGTTCTACGACGGCACGTGCGCGCTCTGCCACGGCGCCGTGCGCTTCGTGCTCGCCGAGGACGTCGGCGCGCGGCTGCGAATCTCTCCGCTCGGCAGTGCGCTCTTCCTGTCGCTGGTCCCTGCAGCCGAACGAGAGCGTCTGCCGGACAGCGTCATCGTCGTCCGCGGACGTCAGATCTTCGCGCGCAGCGCGGCGGCCATCGAGATTCTCGACACGCTCGGCGGAGTCTGGTGGGTCATTGCGCTGGTGATGCGGATGTTCCCGGCGGGATTCCGCGACGCGACGTACGACGCGATTGCGTCGCGCCGCTACCGCTGGTTCGGACGCCGCAGCGAGGCATGCCCCCTGATGCCGCCGGAGCTGCGCGGGCGCATCGAGGCCTGACGGCCCCAGCGGGGATTCCTCGGTCGCCACCGTCTTTCGATACGGGCAGAAATCGCCCATCGTGAGTACCGAGTCCGGGACGTTCCCGGGTCAAGCGATGCGGGTTACCCGATTGTGTTTCACCCGGGACGCATCGAAACGCACGGGACCAGATGGACGCGCTGTACAAATACATGAGCACCGCGAGCCTCGACGAATTGCTCGACGGCGGGCGCATTCGAATCGGCACCCTCGATGAGTATCGCGACACGTGCAGCCACTCCGACGAAGTCGCCGACCGAAAGGAAGGCAGCCGCCGCATCGTCGTCGACGTGTCCCCCGGCGCAAACCCGCGCGCGGAGGCCGAGCGCGTCGTTCGCGACCACCGCCTCGACGAGAATGACAACTCGGACGTGCGTGTCGAAAATCACCGCGACAGCGTCGTCGTCGAAGCGCGCTCGCCGAACCTTTACCTTTTTTCTGCGTCGCTGCGCTGCGATCGTGACCTGATGTCCACGCTCGGTTACGACGCGTGCGTAAAAATCGCGTCACCGGAGAAATTCTTCCGCTCGCTTACCGGTGCGATGAGCGGCGTGCGCAGCTTCCTCGGATTCCGCGAGGTCATCTATGAAGACCCGCATTGTCCAAAGGCGCGCGCGGCCGGGGTGCATCCCGCGTTTTTCAAACGGGCCGACTATTCGCACCAGGCCGAAGTGCGCGCGCTCTGGGAACCCGACGCGCCGCGGATCGAACCCGTCATCGTTTCGTGCCCGGAGGCAGCCGGATTATGCGAGCTGTGCCTTTCCCGATAGTGCCGGGGTGTGAGGCCAGCTCCTGAGAGGATGGTCGTGGCAGATCAGACCGAGCTGTTCACCGCCGCAAGCCTGCGGCGCGAGGAATCGACGGAACGACTGCCGGAAGGCTTCGAGTATCGCCCCGAATTCATCAGCGCGGCCGAGGAATCCGAGCTCGTCGGCCTCATCCGCGAGCTCCCGCTGCAGGAAGCACAGTACCGGCAGTTTACCGCGCGGCGACGAATCGTCAGTTTTGGAGGCAGCTACGATTTCCTACACCATGAGCTGCTGCCGGCCGGCCCGCTTCCGGAATTTCTGCTGCCGATCCGGGCGAGGATCAGTGCGTGGACGTCGATTCCCGCCGAGGCCTACACACACGCTCTCGTTGCGGAATACCAGATCGGCACGCCGCTCGGCTGGCATCGCGACGTTCCGGACTTCGAAGCGATTGCAGGACTGTCGCTGGCCGGATCGGCACGCATGCGGCTCCGCCCGTATCCGCCGGCCAAAGGCCGCCGCGATCTGACGATCCGCCTCGATCTCGAGCCGCGCTCGGCATACGCGATTGTCGGCGTCGCGCGGTGGCGCTGGCAGCACGCGATCTCGCCGACCAAAGAGCTTCGCTATTCGATCACGTTCCGCACGCGCCGCAGCGGGACCGCTGCGGCTTCAGGAGCCGACCGCTGAGGGCGACGGAACGGCCTCTACCACGCCGTTCCGCCGTCCGCTTTGCTGCGGCTTCAGTGCTTCCGCGCCGTTCCCGGCTCGGCTTTCTTGCGGTGCTGCTCGGCAAGAATGCCCGCCGGCGTGACGTTTGCGATCGTGGTCTCGAGCTTGTTCTTCCACCCGGCAACGACATCGCCTTCGCCGTTGAGCATGGCCTCGAACCCGACGCGCGCGACATCGGCCGGATCGTCTTTTTCCTTGGTGCCGACATAGGTGTCGAGCATGTCGGCGCGCTCGAAGAAGTTGGTTTCCGTCTCGCCCGGCATCAGGCACGTGACGGTGATCTCGGTGTCCTTGAGCTCGTTGCGCAGTGCGAACGAGAACGAATTCAGGAACGCCTTGGTGCCGTTGTAAACGGCCTGAAAAGATCCCGGCAGGTAACCAGCGATCGAGCCGGTAATCAGGATGCGGCCGCAGTTGCGCTTCAGCATTGCGCGCCCGACCTTCTGAATGAGGTAGATCGTGCCCGTGATGTTGGTGTCGATCACGTGACGGACCTTCTGAAAATCCTGCTCGAGGAATGCGTGCCCGAGGCCGTGGCCCGCGTTGGCGAGCAGCGCATCCACGTCGCGGCCGGACGCACGCGCACAGAGCTGGTCGACGCCTTCGAGCGTCGCCAGGTCGGCCTGCACCGAATCGACGGCACCGCCATATTCGCGCAACGATCGGGCGGCCTCGTGAATCTCGGGTTCGTCGGCGGCAATCAGAAGATCATAGCCGCCCTTGGCACAGCATTTCGCGAGCTCGAAGCCGATCCCGCTCGAGGCTCCGGTCACGATTGCGAACTGTCGCGTGGATGCACTCATATGGACCTCCTCGTCGTCCTTGTCGTCAACGTTCTTGTCGTCATCGTTGTTCCAACGTGACGCGAGGAATGCGCAGCCATTCGACGGGCGCCTGCAAAACGGTGCACGTGGGGCCTGAAACGGCTGGACGCAACGCCCGCCCTGGTGCGCGCGTTTTCCGACGTCCCCATGTCTGGGGGCGCCGGCGTTACAGGACGCGCAGGAACGCCACCAGGTCTGCTTTCTCGACGTCGGTCAGGTTGTCGCCGAGCACGAGGTTGAAGAACTCGACGGTGTCTTCGAGCGTGAGCAGGCGGTCGTCGTGCAGATACGGCGGGGACTCCTTGATGCCGCGCAGCGGGAACGTCTTGATCGGGCCGTCGGCGGCAGCGGCGACTCCGTTGATCATCTGGCCCTTGTAGAAGCGCTCGACCTGCAGATTGTGCATCAGGTTGTCGGTGTAATACGGCGGGATGTGGCATGTCGCGCACTGGCCCTTGCCGAAGAACACCGCCTGTCCGCGTTTTTCACTGTCGGTCGCGCGGCTCTCGTCGAGCTTTCCGAATACGTTTAGCTTGGGCGCCGGCGGGAAATCCAGAAGCTCCTGGAACTCGCCCATGTCGTGCACCTGGCTGCCGCGGTCCAGAAAGTTCACGCCCTTCTTCATCGCGATGACCGGGTCCCCGTCGAAGTACGCCGCGCGCTGTTCGAACTCCGTGAAATCCTCGACCGTCTTCAGCGCGCGCTGTGATCCGAACAGGCGCTGCACGTTCACGCCGCGCAACGACGGCGTATCGATGCGGTGGCGGAAATGCTGCGGCCGGGCGTCGCCCGCCAGATGCGTCGCAGCGTTGGTATGTCCATTGGCATGGCAGTCGAAGCACGCGACGCCTTCGTGCGGCTGTACCGACTTGCGATCACTCGTAAGATTGAACTGCTGCTGTGCGAACGGCGAAACCAGCAGCCGCAGCCCATCGAGCTGTTTCGGATTCAGGATGCCGCTGAACAACTCGTAGAAGTTGTGATTCGTGACGAGCTTGCCCTGCGACACATCTCCGAGATCCGGCCGCATCGTCAGATACATCGCCGGCGGAAACTCCGGCAGGAAGTGCGCAGGAATGTCGAAATCGAGATCGAAGCGCGTCAGGTCGCGGCCGGTCTGGCGCTTGACCTCGTCGATCTCCTGCTTCGGGAACACCATGCCTCCCTCGCCGTGATTCGGGTGCGACAGCGGCAGGAACCCGGCGGGAAACGCCCCCTTGGTGCGGATGTCTTCGGCCGTCATGGATGCGAGCTGCTGCCACGTCGTTCCCGCCGCGAGCTTGACGCGGATTCCGGTCTGGATGGGTTTGCCGCGCGACATCGTCACGTCCGGCGCCGGCTTGTCAGACAGGTCGTAGCGACCCTGAAGCAGCGTCATCTGCCGCTGCATGACCGACGGCTTGTCGCCGCTCATGCGTTTTACGAGCGCATCGAAGTTCTCTTCCTTCGAGACAGGCTGGAAGCTGCTTTCACCGCGCAGCGCTATTCCGGCTGCTCCGAGCTCCTGCCGGATGCGACTGCTTTCACTTCGGTCCTGTCGGGGAAGCTGCGGATCACCGCTGCCGCTGGAAACACCGGCAGCGGCTTTTTGCCCTTCTTCGTCCTGCCCGTACGCAGGAAACCCCGCGAGCACCGACGCGGTGAGAACGAAAGACACGGCAAGGACGAAGCTGCGTTGCGCCATGACGGGTTGCTCCTTGATCGAGGCGCTCCGATGCGCCTGGGAAGTGTGGTGGCCAGTCTGACGCGTCGGCGTGCGGGCTGTCCAGAAGTTTCGTCGCGCGTGCCGCGGCGACGTTCCATCCGCGCAAAACCGGCATCGGCAGCGAACATTCACAGGCCGCGGAAGTCTTGGTGAACCATGAAGAACCTCGCAAAAAAGATCGTCGTCGTGACCGGCGCATCTGGTGGTCTCGGTCGCGAGACGGCTGTGCAGTTCGCAGCGCTCGGTTGCCGCGTCGTGGTTGCGGCGCGCCGCCGCGAGAGTCTCGAGGAAACGGCGCAGATGTGCCGCAGCGCCGGTGGGGAGGCCCTGGTGCACGTCGCGGACGTCACCAGCGAGGCCGACATCGAAGCGCTGGTGGCCGCCACGATCGCCAGGTGGGGACGGATCGACGTGTGGGTAAATAATGCCGGTGTGACTCTGTTCGCACTTCTTGAACAGGGGCCGTTCGAAATGCACCGGCGCGTCATCGAAACCAATCTGTACGGGCCGATGTACGCGGCGCGCGCCGTCGTTCCGCGCTTTCGCCGCCAGCGA
The genomic region above belongs to Candidatus Limnocylindrales bacterium and contains:
- a CDS encoding SDR family NAD(P)-dependent oxidoreductase, with the protein product MSASTRQFAIVTGASSGIGFELAKCCAKGGYDLLIAADEPEIHEAARSLREYGGAVDSVQADLATLEGVDQLCARASGRDVDALLANAGHGLGHAFLEQDFQKVRHVIDTNITGTIYLIQKVGRAMLKRNCGRILITGSIAGYLPGSFQAVYNGTKAFLNSFSFALRNELKDTEITVTCLMPGETETNFFERADMLDTYVGTKEKDDPADVARVGFEAMLNGEGDVVAGWKNKLETTIANVTPAGILAEQHRKKAEPGTARKH
- a CDS encoding SDR family NAD(P)-dependent oxidoreductase is translated as MKNLAKKIVVVTGASGGLGRETAVQFAALGCRVVVAARRRESLEETAQMCRSAGGEALVHVADVTSEADIEALVAATIARWGRIDVWVNNAGVTLFALLEQGPFEMHRRVIETNLYGPMYAARAVVPRFRRQRSGVMINVGSILSKVGQPAVPSYVISKFALRGLSEALRMEIADDPDIHVCTILPYAIDTPHFQSGANELGVAAFAMPPLQKPEKVAREIVKLAANPQRECHVPRIATLGLAVR
- a CDS encoding alpha-ketoglutarate-dependent dioxygenase AlkB; this translates as MADQTELFTAASLRREESTERLPEGFEYRPEFISAAEESELVGLIRELPLQEAQYRQFTARRRIVSFGGSYDFLHHELLPAGPLPEFLLPIRARISAWTSIPAEAYTHALVAEYQIGTPLGWHRDVPDFEAIAGLSLAGSARMRLRPYPPAKGRRDLTIRLDLEPRSAYAIVGVARWRWQHAISPTKELRYSITFRTRRSGTAAASGADR
- a CDS encoding DCC1-like thiol-disulfide oxidoreductase family protein → MNWKEAWTGGQYSAIRIAAAGTIAIAMAVSIFSGDEIDFVPAVLAATSLAVAAGIDVGGRTLAAILASAVAIYGGSLGSAASQFASLWLSAHVLMPRKPYGSLGALGRRDPGGGWKVPSWYPYFCVLLFVGARSLAAAHAVMDGHEILAGCFLFVAALFLFPTAALVAWLFSLGLGIALAVTGHGSFSAAWLLHLLTFQPAWIPPRRTGAPDTVFYDGTCALCHGAVRFVLAEDVGARLRISPLGSALFLSLVPAAERERLPDSVIVVRGRQIFARSAAAIEILDTLGGVWWVIALVMRMFPAGFRDATYDAIASRRYRWFGRRSEACPLMPPELRGRIEA